The region TTCGGGCGGTAGGCCAGGTATGCTCATGCGAGGTACGTTCTGTACCTTGTGCATAGCGGTTGTGCATGAAACAATACATCAAACGCAAAACTTAAAAACATTCTGGATAAATTGTTAACAGCCATCGGGCTTTTCTTCGAAAAATCCAGAAAGAAGGAGATGTTTATGATGCCAGAAATGTTACAGGATAAGGTGTATAAAGGAACGACAACCGTAGGGATAGTGTGCCGTGACGGCGTTGTAATGGCGACAGAGAAAAGGGCAACAATGGGCCACTTCATCGCCAGTAAGAGGGCCAGAAAAATCTACCAGGTCTCTGACAGGGTTGCGATGACAACGGCAGGAAGTGTGGGTGATGCACAGTTCCTGGCGAGGCTTATCAAGGTCGAGATGAACCTGTATGAGGCACAGAAAGAAAAAAGACCTACGGTTAAGGCGATAGCCACCATGACGTCCAATCTCCTCAACTCAACAAGATATTTCCCGTATCTTGTACAGCTGCTCATTGGAGGCGTGGATGAAACTGGTGCGAGTGTATTTTCCATAGACCCTATTGGGGGAGCCATTGAGGAGACGGACATAGTTGCAACAGGTTCAGGCTCTCCAATGGCGTATGGCGTTCTGGAAGATGCCTACACAGAGGGTCTGACGGTGGATGAGGCAGTTGAGCTTGCAGTGAGGGCAATAAACTCAGCGATGAAAAGGGACTCTGCAAGCGGGGATGGAATAGATGTTGTAAAGATAACTCCGGAAATGTATTATGAGCTTAAGAAAGAGGAAGTTGAGCAGATCCTCTCAAAATTCAGAAAATAAATCTATTTTGTCAGGTTAGGGTATCATGTCAAGCAAGGAATACATCAGGCAGTTAAAGGAGAAAATCAGGGAGCTGGTCCCGGAAAGTGTGAGAATAAAAAACATTGAGTTTGAGGGCCCGCTCCTTGTAATTTACGTGGACAATCTTCAGGAGTTTGCTGAAGCTGGAGATGTTGTAAGGAGACTTGCAAAAGACCTAAGGAAGAGAATTATCGTAAGACCTGATCCAAAGAACCTCAGGCCTCCGGAAGAAGCGAAAGAAATCATCAGGCAAATAGTTCCCGATGAGGCTCAGATTACAGGATTTTTTCTTTGATGAAGAGAATGGTGAAGTCATAATTGAGGCAGAAAAACCCGGAATTGTAATTGGAAAGAATGGTGTTACGCTCAGAGAGATAATGAAGGCTGTTGGATGGAGCCCCAAAGCCGTGAGGACAGCTCCTCTTAAATCAAAGACCATAGAAAACGTCAGGGAGTTTCTGATAAACGTAAAAGATGAAAGGAAGGAGATTCTCAAAAGAATCGGAGAAAGGATTCACAGGGGGACAATTTATGAGGACAGGTGGGTCAGGGTAACATTTCTTGGCGGCTCGAGGGAGGTTGGGAGGAGCTGCTACCTTCTGCAAACTCCTGAAAGCAAGGTGCTCATAGATTGCGGGGTCAATGTTGGGAATGTTCACCAGTCTCCTTACTTCTACGTCCCCGAAATTCAGCCCCTCGACAGTATTGATGCGGTTGTCATAACTCACGCTCATCTTGACCACTGCGGTCTGCTACCCATCCTCTTCAAATACGGTTACAGGGGACCGGTTTATCTCACACCACCAACCAGAGACCTTATGGTTCTCCTTCAGCTTGACTTTATAGAGGTTGCAGCGAGAGAGGGAAATCCAACTCCGTATGAGTCTCAGCATGTCAGGGAGGCTTTGAAGCACACGATACCGCTGGACTACGGAGTTGTTACGGACATAACCCCTGATATAAGGCTCACGTTCTACAATGCAGGTCACATTCTCGGCTCTGCGATAGCACACTTCCATGTGGGGGAGGGCCTGTACAATATCGCCTTTACCGGCGACTTCAAGTTTGAGAAAACAAGGCTGTTCGACAGGGCATTCACGAACTTTCCGAGAATTGAAGGCCTCATAATGGAGGCGACGTATGGTGGAGCAGAGGATTTCCAGCCTTCGAGAAAGGAGGCTGAGGAAAAGCTGATAGAGGTCATAAAGAGAACGATTGAGCGTGGGGGAAAGGTGCTCATTCCGACTTTTGCGGTGGGAAGAAGCCAGGAGGTCATGATAGTCCTCGAGGAGGCAATAAGGAACGAGGTGCTTGAGCCTGTGCCAGTGTATCTCGATGGGATGATCTATGAGGCAACGGCCATACACACGGCCTATCCCGAATACCTCAACTCACACCTGAGGGACCTTATTTTCCACCAGGGCATTAATCCGTTCATAAGTGAGAGCTTTGTCAGGGTGGACTCTCCGGGCAAGAGACAGGAGGTTATAGAGAGCTCCGAACCATCTGTGATTCTTGCCACCTCCGGTATGCTCAACGGTGGGCCGGTTATGGAGTACTTCAAGGCCTTCGCTCCGGACGAAAGGAACACGATAGTCTTCGTCGGTTATCAGGCTGAAGGGACGCTTGGCAGGAGGATTCAGAAAGGGTGGAAGGAGGTGCCGTTACCGTCTTCCGGGGGTAAGAGGGATGTTGTAACCATAAACATGGAAGTCGAGACCGTTGACGGGTTTTCGGGTCATTCTGACAGAAAACAGCTTTTGAATTACGTGAGAGCGCTGAAACAGAAACCTGAGAAGGTTATAACGATTCACGGTGATGAAAACAAATGCATAGAACTTGCCTCGGCAATCTACAAGACCTACAGAGTTGAAACGAGAGCTCCGCTGAATCTGGAGACGGTGCGATTCCTATGACGAGGCTGATAAGCTTTGTTGGCACCTCAAACAGCGGTAAAACTACACTTCTCACGAAAATCATTCCGAAGCTCAGGGAAAAGGGGCTGAGGGTCGCGGTTGTAAAGCACCATGCACACGGTGATTTTGAGATTGACAGGGAAGGCAAGGATTCCTGGAAGCTTTACAGCAGCGGTGCAGATGTTGTAGTCTCGTCTCCCGTAAAAATGGCCTTCATAAGAAGAGCTGAAAATGACAGCCTCGACTGGATTTTCGATAGGTATCTGAACGGGGATTACGACCTCGTTCTTACTGAGGGGTTCAGCAGGGCAGGAAAAGACAGAATTGTTGTGGTAAACCATCCTGAGGAAATTGGCAGGTTCACTCATGGAAGGATTCTTGCCGTGGTTTGCGATGCTGATGTTGAGGGGTTTCCGGCCTTTAAGAAAGACGATGTTGACGGAATAGTCAGATTCATTCTGGAGCTTGTCGGAAATGAGGGTCGCTGTATTCAGACCTGAGGAGTATCTGAGCCGGACAGTGGACCTTTTGAGGAGCCAGGGTTATGACGTTCTGGCAGTGCCTATGATCGGCATTGAGGAAAATGATGTGTGTGTTAGGGATGCAGATTTCACGATAATAACGAGCCAGACCGCAGCCAGAATAGCCCTGAGGAAAAACCTTCTGAGAGGGACAGTAATAGCCATCGGGCCAAAAACTAAGGAAGCCCTTGGCAGGGAGTGTTTGCTGCCCTCGAAATACGATTCAAAAACCCTTTACGAGGAATTCAGAGAAATAGTCGCAGGCAAAAAGGTAAATTTGCTGAGGAGCGATAAGGGCGATCCCGTTTTGAACAATCTTTCAGAGGTGTGCGATTTAGAGGAATATCAGCTTTACAGGATCGTACCACTGAAAGGCGCAATGCAGAAGGAGGCAGTGAGGGAAATCGCCGAGGGTAGGGTGGATGCAGTTATTTTTTCGAGTTCTATGATTGCCGAGAGCTTCATGGAAAATGCGAGGGAGACGAATCTTTTTGAGAAGGTTATTGAGCGGCTCAGCAGTATTGTAACTGTTGCAATAGGCCCGCCAACGGCAGGAAAGCTCCAGAGTTTTGGTGTAAGGGCGTTGATTCCGGAGGAATACACTCTGGATGGGGTAATTTCACTTTTAAAGAGGTTGCAAAGCGCTTAAATATATCTTCTTCAATCAGATTTTGATGTCGAAATTCAGGAATCTCATATCCATAGATGACCTGAGCAGAAAGGATATCGAACACATTCTTTCAAGAGCTGATGAATTTCTGGATGTTGCGAGAGGCGAAAGAAAGCTCAGGATACTTGAGGGCAGAATTCTCGCCAACCTCTTTTTTGAACCTTCCACGAGGACAAGGATGAGTTTCGAGTCTGCAATGAAGAGGCTGGGGGGTGATGTGATCAATCTTGGAAGTCTTGAGGCCTCAAGCTTTGCCAAAGGAGAGAGCCTTGCAGATGCGCTTAGAGTGGTCGAGCAGTACGCTGATTGCATAGTGCTGAGGCATTACAGAGAAGGGTCTGCGAGGTTTGCAAGCGAGATATGCAGCATTCCGGTGATAAATGCCGGAGATG is a window of Geoglobus acetivorans DNA encoding:
- the psmB gene encoding archaeal proteasome endopeptidase complex subunit beta, which gives rise to MLQDKVYKGTTTVGIVCRDGVVMATEKRATMGHFIASKRARKIYQVSDRVAMTTAGSVGDAQFLARLIKVEMNLYEAQKEKRPTVKAIATMTSNLLNSTRYFPYLVQLLIGGVDETGASVFSIDPIGGAIEETDIVATGSGSPMAYGVLEDAYTEGLTVDEAVELAVRAINSAMKRDSASGDGIDVVKITPEMYYELKKEEVEQILSKFRK
- the mobB gene encoding molybdopterin-guanine dinucleotide biosynthesis protein B, coding for MTRLISFVGTSNSGKTTLLTKIIPKLREKGLRVAVVKHHAHGDFEIDREGKDSWKLYSSGADVVVSSPVKMAFIRRAENDSLDWIFDRYLNGDYDLVLTEGFSRAGKDRIVVVNHPEEIGRFTHGRILAVVCDADVEGFPAFKKDDVDGIVRFILELVGNEGRCIQT
- a CDS encoding uroporphyrinogen-III synthase translates to MRVAVFRPEEYLSRTVDLLRSQGYDVLAVPMIGIEENDVCVRDADFTIITSQTAARIALRKNLLRGTVIAIGPKTKEALGRECLLPSKYDSKTLYEEFREIVAGKKVNLLRSDKGDPVLNNLSEVCDLEEYQLYRIVPLKGAMQKEAVREIAEGRVDAVIFSSSMIAESFMENARETNLFEKVIERLSSIVTVAIGPPTAGKLQSFGVRALIPEEYTLDGVISLLKRLQSA